CCATCGGCACCGCCGGTGAGTTCGACCCGGCCAAGGCGAAGGCGATGTACGAGGCCGCGGGCGGCCCGAAGAAGATCGAGCTGTCCTACAACGGCGACGGTGGCCACAAGGACTGGGTCGACGCGACCTGCAACCAGCTCAAGGCGAACCTGGGCGTGGAGTGCGTCGGCACCGCCGAGCCGAAGTTCGCGGACCTGCTGACCAAGGTCAAGCAGAAGCAGTCGGTCGGCCTGTTCCGGATGGGTTGGGTCATGGACTACCCGTCCATGGAGAACTACCTGGGCCCGCTGTACAGCACCAACGGCTCGTCGAACTACTACGGCTACAGCAACCCCGAGTTCGACAAGCTCCTCGCCGAGGGTGCCAAGGCCCCGAACGAGGAAGCGGCGATCAAGAAGTACCAGGCGGCGGAGGACCTCCTGGCCGAGGACATGCCGGTGATCCCGCTCCGGTTCGGCCAGAACAACTTCGGTCACTCGACCAAGGTCAGGAACGTGGAGATGGATCTCTTCGACCGGGTCGACCTGCTGAAGATCGAGGCCGTCAAGTAACACCGCGCTCGACGGGTCGGGTCACCACCGGGTGGCCCGACCCGCCACGCCCTTCGCCCCTTTTCAGAGAGACTGCACAGTATGTTCCGCTTCATTCTGCGGCGACTGCTCCAGATGGTCCTCGCCTTCTTCGGGACCACGCTGATCGTCTACGCGCTGATGTTCGCCGGTCAGGGCGATCCCATCCAGGCGCTCGCGGGCGAACGCCCCGTCACCGCGGCCCAGCGGGCATACCTGACCGAGAAGTACCACCTCGACGCCACCGGCGTCGGCGGCTTCTTCTACCGCTACCTCGACTACCTGAAGAACCTGCTCCAGGGCGACCTGGGACAGTCGCTGACCGGCCGGCAGATCAGCGACGTCCTCGCCGCCGCCTGGCCGGTCACCGTGCAGCTCGCGCTGATCGCGATGGCCGTGACGGTGCTCTTCGGGGTCACCGCCGGCGTGCTCGCCGGCATCCGCCGGGCCAGCATCTTCGACAACTCGACGCTGGTGCTCACGCTGCTCGTGCTCGGCATCCCGACCATCGTGCTGGCCCCGCTCGCGCAGTACCTCCTCGGCGTCAAGTGGCAGCTCTTCCCGCCGACCGCCGGCGCCGAACCCGACCTGTACGCGCTGCTGCTGCCCGGCATCGTGCTCGGCTCGCTCTCGCTGGCCACCGCGCTGCGGCTGACCCGGACCTCGGTGGCGGAGAACCTGCGCGCCGACTACGTCCGGACCGCCCGGTCGAAGGGCCTGGTCAAGCGGCGGATCGTCGGCGTGCACGTGCTGCGCAACTCGCTCATCCCGGTGGTCACCTTCCTCGGCGTCGAGCTGGGCAACCTGATGAGCGGCGCGATCATCACCGAGGGCGTGTTCAACATCCCCGGTGTCGGCTTCAACCTGTTCCGCGGCATCCGCACCGAGGACGGCCCGCTGGTGGTGGGCATCGTCAGCGTGCTCGTCGTGGTCTACCTCGTCTCCAACCTGGTGGTGGACGTCCTGTACGCCGTACTCGACCCGAGGATCCGCTATGAGTGATTTCGAAACGGTGGCGGCGACCGAGGACCAGTCGGCGCGGCGCGGGGTCTCCGGGGAGCCGGGCACCCCGGCCGCCACCCAGCGGCCGCGCAGCCTGGCCGGGGACGCCTGGCGGGAGCTGCGCCGCAAGCCGATCTTCTGGATCAGCCTCGTGCTGGTGGTGCTGGTCGCCGCGATGGCCGCCGTACCGTCGCTCTTCACCGCCAACGACCCGCGGGACTGCCTGCTCTCCCGGCAGCACGCCGGGCCGTCCGGCGGGGCCATCTTCGGGTACGACTTCCAGGGCTGCGACACGTACGCCCGGGCCGTCTACGGTGCGCGCGCCTCGTTGCTGGTCGGCGCGCTCTCGGCGCTGCTCACCGGCGTCATCGCGCTGGTGGTCGGGATGCTGGCCGGCTTCTTCGGCGGCTGGGTCGACGCGGTGCTCTCCCGGGTGATCGACATCGTGCTCGGCATCCCGCTGCTGCTCGCCGCGATCGTGCTGCTCAAGCGGGTCAGCACGAGCAGCGACAACGTCCGGCTGTTCGCGGTGATCTTCGTGCTGGCGGTGCTCGGCTGGACCACCGCGGCCCGGGTGGTCCGCTCCTCGGTGATCACCGCCAAGGGGCAGGACTACGTGGCCGCGGCCCGGATGCTCGGCGCCGGCAACGGCCGGATCATGTGGCGGCACATCCTGCCGAACGCGCTCGCCCCGGCGATCGTGGTGCTCACCATCGCGCTCGGCTCGTTCATCGCCGCCGAGGCGACGCTGAGCTTCCTCGGCATCGGCCTGAAGGCCCCGACCATCTCGTGGGGCATCGACATCGACGCCGGCCGGGTGCACATGCGCGAGTCGGCCACCCCGCTGGTCGTCCCGTCCGCGTTCCTGGCGCTGACCGTGCTCGCCTTCATCATGCTGGGCGACGCGATCCGCGACGCCTTCGACCCGAAGCTGCGGTGATTCCCTCATGACCCAGTCCGCCGTCCGGCCCACGCCGGCCTCCCCCACCCCGCCGGGTGGGCACCTGCTGGAGGTACGGGACCTGCACGTCGAGTTCCGCACCGGCGAGGGCGTGGCCAAGGTGATCAACGGGGTGTCGTACCA
The Micromonospora sp. R77 DNA segment above includes these coding regions:
- a CDS encoding ABC transporter permease, which produces MFRFILRRLLQMVLAFFGTTLIVYALMFAGQGDPIQALAGERPVTAAQRAYLTEKYHLDATGVGGFFYRYLDYLKNLLQGDLGQSLTGRQISDVLAAAWPVTVQLALIAMAVTVLFGVTAGVLAGIRRASIFDNSTLVLTLLVLGIPTIVLAPLAQYLLGVKWQLFPPTAGAEPDLYALLLPGIVLGSLSLATALRLTRTSVAENLRADYVRTARSKGLVKRRIVGVHVLRNSLIPVVTFLGVELGNLMSGAIITEGVFNIPGVGFNLFRGIRTEDGPLVVGIVSVLVVVYLVSNLVVDVLYAVLDPRIRYE
- a CDS encoding ABC transporter permease, with product MSDFETVAATEDQSARRGVSGEPGTPAATQRPRSLAGDAWRELRRKPIFWISLVLVVLVAAMAAVPSLFTANDPRDCLLSRQHAGPSGGAIFGYDFQGCDTYARAVYGARASLLVGALSALLTGVIALVVGMLAGFFGGWVDAVLSRVIDIVLGIPLLLAAIVLLKRVSTSSDNVRLFAVIFVLAVLGWTTAARVVRSSVITAKGQDYVAAARMLGAGNGRIMWRHILPNALAPAIVVLTIALGSFIAAEATLSFLGIGLKAPTISWGIDIDAGRVHMRESATPLVVPSAFLALTVLAFIMLGDAIRDAFDPKLR